A stretch of the Acidobacteriota bacterium genome encodes the following:
- a CDS encoding ABC transporter permease: MSTIIAVGSLGVGMGAATAVFTFVNAGFLRPVTARDPGALAAIYTTDERNPGFGGTSLPNFLDDRESSRAFAGLAGYRSIPLSLAAGGTPERVDGEIVTSNYFSLLGEPAAAGRTFAVEDDRPFDTQPSVVLSHGLWQRRFAGDPSAVGRTISVNNHPFTIAGVAPAGFTGLSLLRPAELWIPLTMRRQVLTGVASFIAERRHSGLLQVFGRLAPGATFEGAGAEMRTIAARLAREHPEENKGWSATVLPLAEAVLGPNDRAAYARGAALALGIAALVLLVAGANVANILLARALDRRKEMAVRLAL; this comes from the coding sequence GTGTCGACGATTATCGCCGTGGGCTCTCTCGGAGTCGGGATGGGAGCGGCCACCGCCGTCTTCACGTTCGTCAACGCGGGGTTCCTCCGCCCCGTCACCGCGCGCGACCCCGGCGCTCTCGCCGCGATCTACACCACCGACGAGAGGAACCCGGGCTTCGGCGGGACGTCGCTCCCGAACTTCCTCGACGACCGGGAGTCGAGCCGCGCCTTCGCGGGCCTGGCCGGCTACCGATCCATCCCCCTCTCCCTCGCGGCCGGGGGGACGCCGGAGCGCGTCGACGGGGAGATCGTCACGTCGAACTACTTCTCGCTTCTCGGCGAGCCGGCCGCGGCGGGCCGGACGTTCGCCGTCGAGGACGACCGCCCGTTCGACACGCAGCCCTCGGTCGTGCTGAGCCACGGGCTGTGGCAGAGACGGTTCGCGGGCGACCCGTCGGCCGTGGGGCGCACGATCTCGGTGAACAACCACCCCTTCACGATCGCCGGCGTCGCCCCGGCCGGGTTCACCGGCCTCTCGCTCCTGAGGCCCGCGGAGCTCTGGATCCCTCTCACGATGCGCCGCCAGGTCCTCACGGGGGTCGCGTCCTTCATCGCGGAGCGCCGGCACTCGGGGCTCCTCCAGGTCTTCGGCAGGCTCGCCCCCGGCGCGACCTTCGAGGGGGCGGGGGCGGAGATGAGAACGATCGCGGCGCGCCTCGCGCGGGAGCATCCGGAGGAGAACAAGGGGTGGAGCGCCACCGTCCTCCCCCTCGCCGAGGCGGTCCTCGGCCCGAACGACCGCGCGGCGTACGCGCGCGGGGCGGCGCTCGCGCTCGGCATCGCCGCGCTCGTGCTCCTCGTCGCGGGGGCCAACGTCGCGAACATCCTCCTGGCGCGCGCGCTCGATCGCCGGAAGGAGATGGCCGTGCGCCTCGCTCT